In one window of Haemophilus parainfluenzae DNA:
- the pheT gene encoding phenylalanine--tRNA ligase subunit beta yields the protein MKFSENWVREWVNPSISTEQLCDQITMLGLEVDGVEKVAGDFTGVVVGEVVECAQHPDADKLRVTKVNVGGERLLDIVCGAPNCRQGLKVACATEGAVLPGDFKIKKTKLRGQPSEGMLCSFSELGIDVEADGIIELPLDAPVGTKLREYLDLDDKAIEISLTPNRADCLSIAGVAREVGVVNKQVVNQPHFDAVPATISDKVQIELNAPEACPRYLLRVVKNVNVKVQSPIWLQEKLRRCGIRSIDPIVDITNYVLLELGQPMHAFDASKVAQPVQVRLANNGEELVLLDGTTAKLQPNTLVIADQTGPLAMAGIFGGQASGVDAETTKDVILEAAFFAPLAIAGRARQYGLHTDSSHRFERGVDFTLQRHAIERATALLLDICGGEAGEICEVVSEQYLPKVNEVTLRREKLDSLLGHHIETETVTEIFERLGFAVKYANDVWTVTSASWRFDIEIEEDLIEEVARIYGYNSIPNNAPLAHLRMREHKEADLELSRIKTALVDADYQEAITYSFVDPKIQTLLHPEIDALVLPNPISVEMSAMRVSLLSGLLGAVLYNQNRQQNRVRLFETGLRFVPDANAEFGIRQEFVLAGVITGTAKSESWTAKAENVDFFDLKGDLESILSLTEVGNRVKFVAKAHSALHPGQSASIELDGKEIGFIGTIHPLIAQKLGLNGKAVVFEILWDAIANRRVVQAKEISKFPANRRDLALVVADNVPAGDIIEACKQAGGEKLTQVNLFDVYQGIGVASGHKSLAISLTIQDNEKTLEDDEINAVISAVLNEVKQRFNAELRD from the coding sequence ATGAAATTTAGTGAAAATTGGGTGAGAGAATGGGTTAATCCATCAATTTCAACAGAGCAGTTATGTGATCAAATCACGATGCTTGGTTTAGAGGTTGATGGTGTTGAAAAAGTAGCTGGCGATTTTACAGGTGTTGTTGTGGGTGAAGTTGTTGAATGTGCGCAACACCCAGATGCAGATAAATTACGTGTCACTAAAGTAAATGTTGGTGGCGAGCGCTTATTAGATATAGTTTGTGGTGCACCAAATTGCCGTCAAGGTTTAAAAGTGGCATGTGCAACTGAAGGCGCTGTATTACCCGGTGATTTTAAGATTAAGAAGACTAAATTACGCGGACAACCTTCAGAAGGGATGCTTTGCTCATTCTCTGAATTAGGCATTGATGTAGAGGCAGATGGTATTATTGAATTACCGTTAGATGCACCAGTAGGCACAAAGCTACGTGAATATTTAGATTTAGATGATAAAGCTATTGAAATTAGTTTAACGCCAAACCGTGCAGATTGTTTAAGCATTGCAGGTGTTGCACGTGAAGTTGGCGTGGTTAATAAACAAGTTGTTAATCAACCGCACTTTGATGCTGTACCGGCAACAATTTCAGATAAAGTTCAAATTGAATTAAACGCACCAGAAGCATGTCCACGTTATTTATTACGCGTGGTGAAAAATGTGAATGTTAAAGTGCAGTCACCAATTTGGTTACAAGAAAAATTACGTCGTTGTGGTATTCGTTCTATCGATCCGATTGTGGATATTACCAACTATGTTTTACTTGAATTAGGTCAACCAATGCATGCTTTTGATGCATCAAAAGTAGCTCAACCTGTTCAAGTACGTTTAGCCAATAACGGCGAAGAACTTGTTTTATTAGATGGCACAACTGCAAAATTACAACCGAATACTTTAGTGATTGCAGACCAAACAGGTCCATTAGCAATGGCGGGTATCTTTGGTGGTCAAGCAAGTGGTGTTGATGCTGAAACAACAAAAGATGTGATTTTAGAAGCGGCATTCTTCGCACCATTAGCGATTGCAGGACGTGCAAGACAATATGGTTTACACACCGATTCTTCACATCGCTTTGAACGTGGTGTTGATTTTACGCTACAACGTCACGCAATAGAACGTGCAACAGCATTGTTACTTGACATATGCGGTGGTGAAGCAGGTGAAATTTGTGAAGTCGTGAGCGAGCAATATTTACCAAAAGTCAATGAAGTGACTTTACGTCGTGAAAAATTAGATAGCTTATTAGGTCATCATATCGAAACTGAAACCGTGACCGAGATTTTTGAACGTTTAGGTTTTGCCGTGAAATATGCTAATGACGTCTGGACAGTGACTTCTGCAAGCTGGCGTTTTGATATTGAAATCGAAGAAGATCTCATTGAAGAAGTAGCCCGTATTTATGGTTATAACAGCATTCCAAATAATGCGCCATTAGCGCATCTTCGTATGCGTGAGCATAAAGAAGCAGATTTAGAATTAAGCCGAATTAAGACCGCACTTGTGGATGCAGATTATCAAGAAGCGATTACTTATAGCTTCGTTGATCCCAAAATACAGACTTTACTTCATCCAGAAATTGATGCGCTTGTATTACCAAATCCAATTTCAGTTGAAATGTCAGCAATGCGCGTTTCATTGTTAAGTGGATTACTTGGTGCAGTACTATACAACCAAAACCGTCAACAAAACCGTGTACGTTTATTTGAAACAGGATTACGTTTTGTTCCGGATGCAAATGCGGAATTTGGCATTCGCCAAGAGTTTGTTCTTGCTGGTGTAATTACAGGTACCGCTAAATCTGAATCTTGGACGGCTAAAGCAGAAAATGTAGATTTCTTTGATCTTAAAGGTGATTTAGAAAGCATTCTTTCTCTTACCGAAGTAGGTAATCGAGTTAAATTTGTGGCAAAAGCACACAGTGCATTGCACCCAGGACAATCTGCTTCAATTGAATTAGATGGAAAAGAAATTGGTTTTATTGGAACTATTCATCCACTTATCGCTCAAAAATTAGGATTAAATGGCAAAGCGGTTGTTTTTGAAATTTTATGGGATGCCATTGCAAATCGTCGTGTGGTTCAAGCTAAAGAGATTTCAAAATTCCCGGCAAACCGTCGTGACTTAGCTTTAGTCGTTGCCGATAATGTACCAGCAGGCGATATTATCGAAGCATGTAAGCAAGCTGGCGGAGAAAAATTAACACAAGTCAATTTATTCGACGTATATCAAGGCATTGGCGTTGCTAGCGGACATAAGAGCTTAGCAATCAGTTTAACTATTCAAGATAATGAAAAAACGCTTGAAGATGATGAGATTAATGCGGTAATCTCTGCTGTATTAAACGAAGTTAAACAACGCTTTAATGCGGAGCTTAGAGACTAA
- a CDS encoding integration host factor subunit alpha, which produces MATITKIDITEYLLDKYQLQKAEAKALVEDFFEEIRLSLESGGEVKLSGFGNFELRNKASRPGRNPKTGESIPVSARRVVAFKPGQKLRARVENTKPKQ; this is translated from the coding sequence ATGGCAACGATTACAAAAATTGATATTACTGAATACTTATTAGATAAGTATCAATTACAAAAAGCTGAAGCTAAAGCATTAGTGGAAGACTTTTTTGAGGAAATTCGTTTATCGTTAGAATCTGGTGGAGAAGTAAAATTATCCGGTTTTGGTAATTTTGAACTTCGTAATAAAGCTTCCCGTCCAGGGCGTAATCCGAAAACAGGTGAAAGTATTCCTGTTTCTGCGCGCCGTGTAGTGGCATTCAAGCCAGGACAAAAATTACGAGCTCGTGTAGAAAATACCAAGCCAAAACAATAG
- a CDS encoding C40 family peptidase, whose protein sequence is MNKIKCAFLVAGSFLLFACSSGVREDYAMNYKGQIGDPIMAITMLSEQQYEWAGTPYVLGGQSRGGIDCSGFVQKTFIDRFNIRLPRTTKDQAGYGKLVRKEDIQTGDLIFFKTGRGPNGYHVGIYVKEDKFLHASTKGGVIYSSMNSPYWKKAFWQIRRV, encoded by the coding sequence ATGAATAAGATTAAATGTGCTTTTTTAGTCGCAGGAAGTTTTTTACTTTTTGCTTGTTCAAGTGGTGTTCGTGAAGATTATGCAATGAACTATAAAGGTCAGATTGGGGATCCTATTATGGCCATTACCATGTTAAGTGAACAACAATATGAATGGGCGGGTACACCATATGTTTTAGGCGGGCAATCTCGTGGTGGTATTGATTGTTCTGGTTTTGTGCAAAAGACCTTTATTGACCGTTTTAACATTCGCCTGCCTCGTACAACAAAAGATCAAGCGGGTTATGGAAAACTTGTTCGTAAAGAAGATATCCAAACTGGCGATTTAATTTTCTTTAAGACAGGGCGCGGACCAAATGGCTATCATGTTGGGATTTATGTAAAAGAAGATAAATTTTTACATGCTTCAACCAAAGGTGGTGTGATTTATTCTTCGATGAATAGCCCTTATTGGAAGAAAGCCTTTTGGCAAATTAGGCGAGTATAG
- the prfB gene encoding peptide chain release factor 2 (programmed frameshift), protein MFEINPIKNKIADLSERTSVLRGYLDFDAKVERLEEVNAELEQPDVWNEPEKAQALGKERVSLEQVVDTIKNLEQGLEDVEGLLELAIEAEDEETFNEAVAELDELEQQLAKLEFRRMFSGEHDACDCYVDLQAGSGGTEAQDWTEMLLRMYLRWAESKGFKTELMEVSDGDVAGLKSATIRVSGEYAFGWLRTETGIHRLVRKSPFDSNNRRHTSFAAAFVYPEIDDDIDIEINPADLRIDVYRASGAGGQHVNKTESAVRITHMPSGIVVQCQNDRSQHKNKDQAMKQLKAKLYELELQKKNADKQAMEDNKSDIGWGSQIRSYVLDDARIKDLRTGVENRNTQAVLDGDLDRFIEASLKAGL, encoded by the exons ATGTTTGAAATTAATCCAATCAAAAACAAAATCGCTGATCTTTCCGAGCGCACTTCTGTGCTTCGGGGGTATCTT GACTTCGACGCAAAAGTTGAGCGTTTAGAAGAAGTTAATGCCGAATTAGAACAACCTGATGTGTGGAACGAACCTGAAAAAGCTCAAGCACTTGGGAAAGAACGCGTTTCACTTGAACAAGTGGTTGATACTATCAAGAATTTAGAACAAGGTTTAGAGGATGTTGAAGGGCTGCTTGAATTAGCCATTGAAGCGGAAGATGAAGAGACCTTCAATGAAGCCGTTGCTGAATTAGATGAGCTTGAACAACAACTCGCAAAATTAGAATTCCGACGCATGTTTAGCGGTGAGCACGATGCGTGTGATTGTTATGTCGATTTACAAGCTGGCTCAGGTGGTACAGAAGCGCAAGACTGGACGGAAATGTTACTTCGCATGTACCTTCGTTGGGCAGAAAGCAAAGGCTTTAAAACTGAATTAATGGAAGTCTCTGATGGCGATGTTGCGGGTTTAAAATCAGCGACGATTCGTGTTAGTGGCGAATATGCTTTCGGTTGGTTACGTACGGAAACCGGTATTCATCGTTTAGTGCGTAAAAGTCCATTCGACTCTAATAATCGACGTCATACATCGTTCGCAGCCGCTTTCGTTTATCCTGAAATTGATGACGACATTGATATTGAAATTAATCCAGCAGATTTACGTATTGATGTTTATCGTGCATCAGGTGCGGGTGGTCAGCACGTCAATAAAACTGAAAGTGCGGTGCGTATTACTCACATGCCAAGTGGGATTGTTGTACAATGTCAAAACGATCGTTCTCAACACAAAAATAAAGATCAAGCTATGAAGCAGTTAAAAGCGAAATTGTATGAGCTTGAGTTACAAAAGAAAAATGCGGATAAACAAGCGATGGAAGATAATAAATCTGATATCGGTTGGGGCAGCCAAATTCGTTCTTATGTGTTAGATGATGCGCGTATTAAGGACCTCCGCACAGGCGTTGAAAATCGGAATACTCAAGCAGTATTGGATGGCGATCTTGATCGCTTTATTGAAGCCAGTTTGAAAGCTGGGCTTTAA
- the dsbC gene encoding bifunctional protein-disulfide isomerase/oxidoreductase DsbC, whose protein sequence is MKKLLTALLITASATAMASDAEIKSKLQALGAKNIEVKDSPVKGLKTAVTDQGILYVSENGQYVLQGKMYELTNKGPVDVAGKFLADKVNALKSEMIIYPAKNEKYVVTVFMDITCHYCHLLHQQTKEYNDLGITIRYLAFPRAGMNDTARQMETIWTAKDPVFALNEAEKGNLPKELKAPNIVKRHYDLGVQLGVQGTPSIVTSTGEVIGGYLKPQDLLAALKESVQ, encoded by the coding sequence ATGAAAAAATTACTCACCGCACTTTTAATCACTGCTTCTGCCACTGCAATGGCGAGTGATGCTGAGATTAAATCGAAACTACAAGCATTAGGTGCGAAAAATATTGAAGTGAAAGATTCACCTGTAAAAGGCCTTAAAACAGCCGTGACTGATCAAGGCATTTTATATGTGAGCGAAAATGGTCAATATGTTTTGCAAGGCAAAATGTATGAATTAACAAATAAAGGCCCAGTTGATGTAGCGGGTAAATTTTTAGCAGATAAAGTGAATGCATTAAAAAGCGAAATGATCATTTATCCGGCAAAAAATGAAAAATATGTTGTGACTGTATTTATGGATATTACTTGTCATTATTGTCATCTTCTCCATCAACAGACAAAGGAATATAATGATTTAGGTATTACAATTCGTTATCTTGCTTTCCCGCGAGCAGGAATGAATGATACGGCTCGTCAAATGGAAACCATTTGGACTGCAAAAGATCCTGTATTTGCATTGAACGAAGCAGAAAAAGGCAACTTACCGAAAGAGTTGAAAGCACCTAATATTGTGAAAAGACACTATGATTTAGGTGTGCAACTCGGCGTGCAAGGTACGCCAAGTATTGTAACGTCAACAGGTGAAGTGATTGGAGGATATTTAAAGCCTCAAGACTTGTTAGCTGCCTTAAAAGAATCGGTGCAATAA
- the recJ gene encoding single-stranded-DNA-specific exonuclease RecJ, giving the protein MKKLIKRREIPAGNSVSDNALLDRLYRSRHIKNSQELDRTLQSMLNPNQLYGIQKAVDLLIEAYQQQQKIVIVGDFDADGATSTAISVLALRMLGFADVEYLVPNRFEQGYGLSVSVAEMAMEKGVQLLMTVDNGVSSFEGVAYLKEQGIKVLITDHHLPPEILPNADAIVNPNLQQCDFPSKCLAGVGVAFYLMLALRAKFRELGIFTAKTQPNFTELLDLVALGTIADVVPLDQNNRILAHQGLMRIRAKRCRPGIIALTEVANREVEKLCSADLGFAIAPRLNAAGRLDNMSVGVELLLAESMQEARAQALDLDSLNQARKEIEQCMKLEALEICRNLTALSDEFPMGIALFHPDWHQGVLGIVASRIKDQYHRPVIAFAQDQEGILKGSARSIEGLHMRDVLERIHSQHPDMILKFGGHAMAAGLSIKESFFPEFQKIFNQTVQDWLNEDQLQGVIWTDGELQANEFNIQTAEVIKSGGPWGQAFPEPVFDGEFKIFEQRAIGQNQNHLKMLVEPKNGGPLLDAIAFNIDTRYYPDLSIKQAKFAYKLEINEFRGNRNLQLLVDYIEPIG; this is encoded by the coding sequence GTGAAAAAACTCATCAAACGTCGTGAAATTCCTGCCGGAAATTCTGTTTCAGATAATGCATTACTCGATCGTCTTTATCGTTCTCGCCATATTAAAAACAGTCAAGAATTAGACCGCACTTTGCAATCAATGCTGAATCCCAATCAATTATATGGTATTCAAAAAGCTGTAGATTTATTGATAGAAGCTTATCAACAGCAACAAAAGATTGTTATCGTTGGTGATTTTGATGCTGATGGGGCAACGAGTACCGCTATTTCAGTATTGGCTTTACGCATGCTTGGTTTTGCTGATGTGGAATACCTTGTGCCAAATCGTTTTGAGCAGGGTTATGGCTTAAGCGTTTCTGTTGCAGAGATGGCAATGGAAAAAGGTGTACAGTTATTGATGACTGTAGATAACGGTGTATCGTCCTTTGAGGGCGTAGCATATTTAAAAGAGCAGGGTATAAAAGTGTTGATTACCGATCATCACTTGCCACCAGAAATATTGCCTAATGCTGATGCTATTGTTAATCCAAATTTGCAACAATGTGATTTCCCCTCAAAATGTTTAGCTGGTGTAGGTGTGGCATTTTATTTAATGCTCGCTTTACGAGCTAAATTTCGCGAGTTGGGTATTTTTACGGCAAAAACACAGCCTAATTTTACTGAATTATTGGATTTAGTTGCGCTCGGCACGATTGCGGATGTTGTCCCCCTTGATCAAAATAATCGTATTTTAGCTCATCAAGGTTTGATGCGAATTCGTGCGAAACGTTGTCGCCCTGGAATAATAGCATTAACAGAAGTGGCTAATCGAGAAGTTGAAAAACTTTGTTCAGCTGATTTGGGCTTTGCGATTGCACCCCGTTTAAATGCTGCGGGCCGATTAGATAATATGTCTGTCGGTGTGGAGTTATTACTGGCAGAAAGCATGCAAGAGGCAAGAGCCCAAGCCTTAGATTTAGACAGTTTAAATCAAGCTCGAAAAGAAATTGAGCAATGCATGAAGTTGGAAGCCTTAGAAATTTGCCGAAATCTCACCGCTCTTTCGGATGAATTCCCAATGGGAATCGCCTTATTCCATCCAGATTGGCATCAAGGTGTATTAGGTATTGTGGCTTCTCGAATCAAAGATCAATACCATCGACCCGTTATTGCTTTTGCTCAAGATCAAGAGGGCATTTTAAAAGGTTCTGCACGTTCAATTGAGGGCCTGCATATGCGCGATGTATTAGAGCGTATTCATTCCCAACATCCTGATATGATTTTAAAATTTGGCGGCCATGCTATGGCGGCAGGATTAAGCATTAAAGAAAGCTTTTTCCCTGAGTTTCAAAAGATTTTTAATCAAACGGTGCAAGATTGGTTAAATGAAGATCAATTACAAGGTGTGATTTGGACGGATGGCGAACTTCAAGCAAATGAATTTAATATTCAAACAGCAGAAGTGATAAAATCTGGCGGACCTTGGGGGCAAGCATTCCCTGAACCGGTGTTTGATGGAGAATTTAAAATTTTTGAGCAACGAGCTATCGGACAAAATCAAAATCATTTAAAAATGCTTGTTGAGCCTAAAAATGGTGGTCCATTACTAGATGCCATTGCGTTTAATATCGATACTCGGTATTATCCCGATTTGTCGATTAAGCAGGCAAAATTTGCATATAAGTTAGAAATTAATGAGTTTCGAGGAAATCGAAACCTCCAATTATTAGTCGATTATATTGAACCAATTGGTTAA
- a CDS encoding thiol:disulfide interchange protein DsbA/DsbL: protein MKKVWQNISKGSFAMILLSVMDIAFSEVNAKSFSVQNSPHLPSANIIQFEDGRDYFSYQEPIVQAKRNDRKIPIQFFFDYDCRVCSSAQDILQLYSQIRPNKLIFKEYPVATNEDKFSAIIFYTLKRLNASELSDALLFETSEKARYTELSSLDKMSEWAALQGINQSEFDEVASSIGVKEDVSNAIDLTEEYGVFTFPYVVVDGKYVLTASTLYNDDYSVAVLDFLVNKIEQERKQ from the coding sequence ATGAAAAAAGTTTGGCAGAATATATCAAAAGGATCCTTTGCAATGATATTGCTAAGCGTGATGGATATCGCATTTAGTGAAGTTAATGCAAAGAGTTTTTCTGTCCAAAATTCACCGCATTTACCATCAGCAAATATCATACAGTTTGAAGATGGGCGTGATTATTTTTCATATCAAGAACCAATTGTACAAGCTAAAAGAAACGATCGTAAAATCCCCATCCAATTTTTCTTTGACTATGACTGCCGAGTTTGCTCTTCAGCTCAAGATATCTTACAGCTTTATAGTCAAATTCGCCCAAATAAGCTCATTTTCAAGGAATATCCTGTTGCAACGAATGAGGATAAATTTTCAGCAATAATATTTTATACATTGAAGCGCTTAAATGCGAGCGAGTTGTCTGATGCGTTATTATTTGAAACCTCAGAAAAAGCTCGTTATACCGAGTTATCGTCATTAGATAAAATGAGTGAATGGGCTGCTTTGCAAGGAATTAATCAGTCTGAATTTGACGAGGTAGCATCCTCTATTGGAGTGAAAGAGGATGTGAGTAATGCTATTGATTTAACTGAAGAATATGGTGTTTTTACTTTTCCTTATGTGGTTGTAGATGGAAAATATGTGCTTACAGCAAGCACACTATATAATGATGATTACAGTGTAGCGGTATTGGATTTTTTAGTGAACAAAATAGAACAAGAAAGGAAACAATAA
- a CDS encoding 5'-methylthioadenosine/adenosylhomocysteine nucleosidase, giving the protein MKIGIVGAMAQEVEILSQLMTDKRETKVASAVIFEGKINGKEIALLQSGIGKVAAAIGTTALLQLTKPDVVLNTGSAGGVAKGLKVGDIVISDETRYHDADVTAFGYEKGQLPANPAAFLSDKELADLADEIAQLQGQNVKRGLICSGDSFINSEEKMAQIKADFPNVTAVEMEATAIAQVCHAFNVPFVVVRAISDAGDGEASMLFEEFLPLAAKQSSALVLGMIDRL; this is encoded by the coding sequence ATGAAAATCGGGATTGTTGGTGCAATGGCACAAGAAGTGGAGATTTTATCTCAGTTAATGACAGATAAAAGAGAAACCAAAGTGGCAAGTGCGGTCATTTTTGAAGGCAAAATTAATGGCAAAGAGATCGCATTATTACAATCAGGAATTGGTAAAGTTGCAGCCGCTATTGGTACTACCGCTTTATTACAATTGACAAAACCGGATGTGGTTTTAAATACGGGCTCAGCAGGCGGTGTTGCAAAAGGTTTAAAAGTAGGAGATATCGTTATTTCGGATGAAACACGCTATCACGATGCAGATGTGACGGCATTTGGCTATGAAAAAGGTCAATTACCCGCCAATCCAGCGGCTTTTCTTTCAGATAAAGAATTAGCCGATTTAGCTGATGAAATTGCCCAATTACAAGGACAAAATGTAAAACGCGGTTTAATTTGCTCTGGTGATAGTTTTATTAATAGCGAAGAAAAAATGGCTCAAATTAAAGCAGATTTTCCCAATGTGACTGCAGTAGAAATGGAAGCAACAGCGATTGCACAAGTTTGTCATGCCTTTAACGTACCTTTTGTGGTTGTTCGTGCAATTTCAGATGCGGGTGATGGCGAAGCGAGTATGTTATTTGAAGAATTTCTCCCACTTGCAGCAAAACAATCCTCTGCATTAGTGTTGGGCATGATAGATAGATTGTAA
- a CDS encoding ABC transporter permease subunit (The N-terminal region of this protein, as described by TIGR01726, is a three transmembrane segment that identifies a subfamily of ABC transporter permease subunits, which specificities that include histidine, arginine, glutamine, glutamate, L-cystine (sic), the opines (in Agrobacterium) octopine and nopaline, etc.) produces the protein MLNIIHKTLAGGLLLLLSFFSQANEASPLRVGIDLTYAPYAYLDNKEASGFDPDLMRLLGKNLNRQVEFKDTRIENIIIGLNAGHYDLVASALYVNPQRAKQVDFLPYLQTGGVLVVRGKDSFSPQKLEDLCGKSISSMKGAAWIPTMNEVSEKYCAPKNLKPLIVKEYPSAPEAAQALLSGGVDVQYEDAAVAQMVINQLGDRLKITNKEQLYPVLIGLAFNKSDLSGKAVIAHAIKDTLADGSYQKLLKKYNLEFPNEALLKQNGLENALDNAILASENGNDKTVSKGFNWSYLASLFVNTDFWKAVLTVFELSTLTWIFAVIWGFFLALGTQSNKKLVSKFSNTYIWLFRSLPLLVLLIFIYNVPQFWSVSSVLLSNPFIAGLIAMVLSESAYIAEIHRGALSSIPKGQYEAGKVLGIRFWGLQRLIIIPQALKVALPPLTNQYITIVKLTSLVSVISLTEILLVGQQLYTRNFLVLETLLAVAFYYIVIVSFLSWVLKKVENKLDVSSIKNENNSEVTIDKSALAPYSILKTEHANSDEALSVHGVKKSFNGVQVLKGIDLSLKWGEVLSIIGYSGSGKTTLIRSINGLESLDEGSIKLEGEDFINGSHFVSNSVGKIVNLGMVFQNYNLFPHKTVLENLLLAPEYHNKTKDETRLLALAMLDKVGMLQHLNKYPHQLSGGQQQRVAIARALVMKPKIMLFDEPTSALDPTLVGEVLLVMEELAKEGMTMIIVSHEMQFAMRVSDKIAFMDSGEIAFLQTPNELRNNDDPRIRRFINNEILRNDFVI, from the coding sequence ATGCTAAACATCATACATAAAACTCTTGCAGGAGGATTGCTGTTATTGCTGTCTTTCTTTTCACAAGCTAATGAAGCAAGTCCTTTACGAGTAGGAATTGATTTAACTTATGCTCCTTATGCTTACTTAGATAATAAAGAGGCCAGCGGATTTGATCCTGATTTAATGCGATTACTTGGAAAAAATCTGAATCGTCAAGTTGAGTTTAAAGACACTCGAATTGAAAATATTATTATTGGGTTAAATGCTGGACATTATGATCTTGTTGCTTCAGCTTTATATGTTAATCCTCAACGTGCGAAGCAAGTTGATTTTCTCCCTTATTTACAAACTGGGGGCGTTCTTGTTGTCCGAGGTAAGGATAGCTTTTCTCCACAAAAATTAGAGGATCTTTGTGGTAAAAGCATTTCTTCAATGAAAGGTGCTGCTTGGATTCCAACGATGAATGAGGTTTCAGAAAAGTATTGTGCGCCTAAAAATCTAAAACCGCTTATTGTGAAAGAGTACCCGAGTGCGCCAGAGGCTGCTCAAGCACTTTTATCTGGTGGTGTTGATGTTCAGTATGAAGACGCAGCCGTTGCACAGATGGTGATTAATCAATTAGGTGATCGTTTAAAAATTACAAATAAAGAACAGTTATATCCGGTATTGATTGGACTTGCTTTTAATAAGAGTGACTTATCTGGTAAGGCAGTTATTGCACATGCGATAAAAGATACCTTAGCAGATGGTTCATATCAAAAATTACTAAAAAAATATAACCTTGAGTTTCCAAATGAAGCATTATTAAAACAAAATGGACTAGAAAACGCCTTAGATAATGCGATTTTAGCTAGTGAAAATGGAAATGATAAAACGGTATCAAAAGGTTTTAATTGGTCATATTTAGCGAGTTTATTCGTAAATACTGATTTCTGGAAAGCTGTTTTAACCGTATTTGAGTTAAGTACATTAACTTGGATTTTTGCTGTTATTTGGGGATTTTTTCTTGCACTTGGAACTCAATCGAATAAAAAACTAGTTAGTAAATTTTCTAATACTTATATCTGGTTGTTTCGTAGTTTACCTTTATTAGTGTTATTAATTTTTATATATAACGTGCCTCAATTCTGGAGTGTTAGTTCTGTTTTATTATCGAACCCATTTATTGCAGGTTTAATTGCTATGGTGCTCAGTGAATCTGCTTATATAGCAGAAATTCATCGTGGAGCATTATCCTCTATACCTAAAGGTCAATATGAAGCCGGTAAAGTATTAGGAATCCGATTCTGGGGGCTTCAACGTTTAATTATTATTCCTCAAGCATTAAAAGTAGCCTTACCTCCACTGACCAACCAATATATTACAATTGTCAAATTAACCTCTCTTGTTTCGGTTATTTCTTTAACTGAGATTTTACTGGTAGGGCAACAGCTTTATACGCGTAATTTTTTAGTATTAGAAACTTTGCTCGCAGTCGCATTTTATTACATTGTTATCGTGAGTTTCTTATCCTGGGTGCTAAAAAAAGTTGAAAATAAACTGGATGTATCTTCAATAAAAAATGAAAACAATAGCGAGGTTACTATCGATAAGTCAGCGTTAGCACCTTATAGCATTTTAAAAACTGAACATGCTAATAGCGATGAAGCATTGAGTGTGCATGGGGTAAAAAAATCCTTTAACGGCGTACAAGTTTTAAAAGGTATTGATCTTTCTTTAAAATGGGGGGAGGTTCTTTCTATTATTGGTTACTCAGGATCTGGTAAAACAACGTTAATTCGAAGTATTAATGGTTTAGAGTCTTTAGATGAAGGAAGTATCAAATTAGAAGGTGAAGACTTTATCAATGGTAGCCATTTTGTTTCAAATTCGGTGGGTAAAATTGTGAATTTAGGAATGGTATTCCAAAATTATAATTTATTTCCGCATAAGACCGTATTAGAAAACCTTCTCCTTGCCCCTGAGTATCATAATAAGACTAAAGATGAGACTAGATTATTGGCTTTAGCTATGCTTGATAAAGTGGGCATGTTGCAACATCTCAATAAATACCCACATCAATTATCGGGTGGTCAACAACAGCGAGTAGCTATTGCAAGAGCTTTGGTGATGAAACCTAAAATTATGTTGTTTGATGAGCCAACTTCGGCATTGGATCCTACACTAGTTGGAGAAGTATTACTTGTTATGGAAGAACTTGCAAAAGAAGGAATGACAATGATTATTGTGAGTCATGAGATGCAATTCGCAATGCGGGTATCAGATAAAATTGCGTTTATGGATTCTGGTGAAATTGCATTTTTACAAACTCCAAATGAGTTAAGAAATAATGATGATCCTCGAATTCGTCGATTTATTAATAATGAAATTTTACGTAACGATTTTGTAATTTAA